In the Nitrospiria bacterium genome, ATGAGGAACACATCCGGCGTTTGTGTGCTGAAATTCTCAAGCGCGAATCCTACCAAACCTATACCGCGGCCAGCGCCAAGGCGGCCGTGGAAATGTCCCGATTGCAGCATTTTGACCTTCTTCTGACCGACATCGGCATGCCGGGGATGGACGGTCTAAGGCTCCTCCAGACCATCAAGGACGTCCAGAAAGAGATTGCGTCCGTGGTGATGACGGGTTACGGTACGATCGATAATGCCGTCGAGGCCATGAAACTGGGGGCGCAAGGATTTGTAATTAAACCTTTTTCCCAGGAGGAATTGGTCCGATCGGTCGCGGATGCCCTTGAGAGATACCGGCTCCTTCGTGAAAACATGCGCCTGAAGTTATTGGTTCCCCTTTTTGAAGTGGGGAAAACCCTTCTCTCCGATCTGCATCTGAAATCGCTGCTAGAGACCTTTGTCCGGGTGGTATTAAAAGAGACCCGGTCGGATGCGGCGGCCGTGATACTCATGGAGGATCGGACCCATGCCGTCAAGGCGGATTCCTGTCTTATTCTGCCGGAGGGATTTCCGAAAGAGACTTTTCAACGAATCGAAGAGACATTCAGTCGGCGGGTGCTGGAAGAAAAGACGCCGCTGATTCTGGCCGAAGAGGATTCCCTGACCCATGAAATGAAAATCTTTCTCCAGCAGTCCGGCCTGGCCTCGGTGGCGGTCCTGCCCTTTGTCTCGAAAGACCGGGTCACCGGCATCTTAATTCTTTGCAAAAAACACGGCAACGCTCCGTACAAACAAAGCGACCTGGAGCTGACCACCATCCTGTGCGGGCAAGCCACCATCGCCATCGAGAATGCCAAACTGTTTGAAGTGATCGAAACGAAGAACCGGGAATTGGAGGACTTTTATTTCGAGACGGTCAATGCCTTGGCCCAGGCGATTGAGGTAAAGGATGTCTATACCGGCGGCCATGGCGATCGGTTGGTCGATCTGGCAATCTCCATTGCGGAGCGTCTGAACGTCTCGGACGAGGAGAGGGTCTGGCTGAAGTACGCGGCCGCCTTGCACGACATCGGCAAGATCGGGGTGAAGGAAACGATATTGACCAAGCCCGGCAAACTGACCCCGGAAGAGTATGAGGAAATGAAAACCCACCCCGCGAAAGGGGCCGAAATCCTCCGGGAAGTGAAGTTTCTGGCTCCGGTCGTTCCGATCGTCTATCATCACCAGGAAAGGTATGACGGAAAAGGATATCCGTCGGGTCTGTCGGGCCATCAGATTCCGATCGGGTCGAGGATCGTCGCGGTGCTGGACGCTTTTGATGCCATGACGACCAACCGTCCCTACCGCCGGGGCCTCCCGATGGATGTGGCCATCAATGAATTGCGTCGCCATTCAGGGGTCCAGTTTGATCCCCAGGTGGTGGAGGCCTTCATTCAGGTGATGAGCGAGAGTCAGCACACCGCCTAAACGCCCCTTATCCACGCTCACCCCGGCCATAAACGGAACCGTTCCCAGCACCGGTATCGGACACAATCTGGATATGACCCGGGGATTGGTTTTTTCCGCCAGGCTTCGTGAGGACGGCCGGCATTGGTTGAAGATAATGCCCAGGACCGTCGCGCCGGCCTTCCGAGCCCAGCGGAGGGTCAACAGCGTATGGTTCAATGTTCCAAGACGGGTGGAGGCGACCACGACCAACGGCAGTCTTAGAAGGAGGGCGAGATCGATGGCCGACACCGTCGGGGTTATGGGCGTCAACAAGCCGCCGATCCCTTCGACTACGACGACCCGGTGCCGGGATGCGAGATGTTTGTACGCTTCCGTGATGCGGCTCAAATCGATAGTCCTCCTTTCATTTTCGGCAGCCACCAACGGGGCCGCCGGAGTCTTCAATCGATAAGGACATACCCAATTCATCGGATCGCCATTGCCGGCCGCTTTCAATAAAAACCGGGCATCGGGAGCGATCCATTTTCCTTTCCGAAACCGACAGCCAGTCTGAATCGGTTTCATCACCCCCACATCAAGGCCTCTTTTCTTGAATTCCGCCGCCAACCCGGCGGCCACGATTGTCTTGCCAACGCCGGTGTCCGTTCCGGTAATAAAAATACCTCGAGGGGTTGTGCGGGGCATTAAAACATCCGGCTGTCGAGATTAAAAATTTGTCCGGATACGCCTGTCATCTTCGATAAACAATAGATGAACTCGGCGACCTCGGCCATCGGTGGGGGATGACCCAACAGATTCCGCCCGGTCAATTCTTCCCGCATCGGCTTCGAAAGGTCCGTCGTCATTCCGGTGGTCTGGAAGCCTGGAAAAACCACATTCAGGCAGACATTCTCGGGACCCCATTCCGCGGCGACGGATCGGATGAGGCCCGTCAGTCCGGCTTTGGCGGAGGCATAATTGGACTGTCCCGCCCTTCCGTGAACCCCGGCGATCGAACCGATT is a window encoding:
- a CDS encoding HD domain-containing phosphohydrolase, with protein sequence MSQSILIVDDEEHIRRLCAEILKRESYQTYTAASAKAAVEMSRLQHFDLLLTDIGMPGMDGLRLLQTIKDVQKEIASVVMTGYGTIDNAVEAMKLGAQGFVIKPFSQEELVRSVADALERYRLLRENMRLKLLVPLFEVGKTLLSDLHLKSLLETFVRVVLKETRSDAAAVILMEDRTHAVKADSCLILPEGFPKETFQRIEETFSRRVLEEKTPLILAEEDSLTHEMKIFLQQSGLASVAVLPFVSKDRVTGILILCKKHGNAPYKQSDLELTTILCGQATIAIENAKLFEVIETKNRELEDFYFETVNALAQAIEVKDVYTGGHGDRLVDLAISIAERLNVSDEERVWLKYAAALHDIGKIGVKETILTKPGKLTPEEYEEMKTHPAKGAEILREVKFLAPVVPIVYHHQERYDGKGYPSGLSGHQIPIGSRIVAVLDAFDAMTTNRPYRRGLPMDVAINELRRHSGVQFDPQVVEAFIQVMSESQHTA
- the bioD gene encoding dethiobiotin synthase, which codes for MPRTTPRGIFITGTDTGVGKTIVAAGLAAEFKKRGLDVGVMKPIQTGCRFRKGKWIAPDARFLLKAAGNGDPMNWVCPYRLKTPAAPLVAAENERRTIDLSRITEAYKHLASRHRVVVVEGIGGLLTPITPTVSAIDLALLLRLPLVVVASTRLGTLNHTLLTLRWARKAGATVLGIIFNQCRPSSRSLAEKTNPRVISRLCPIPVLGTVPFMAGVSVDKGRLGGVLTLAHHLNEGLHHLGIKLDP